One region of Solanum stenotomum isolate F172 unplaced genomic scaffold, ASM1918654v1 scaffold29271, whole genome shotgun sequence genomic DNA includes:
- the LOC125851735 gene encoding lysine-specific demethylase JMJ706, with amino-acid sequence MVEGRVCMSREAKLEFLKRKRLQRMKTESLNDLSCVSNMLSRSGGDALRSSASCGVRIQVNTDSYPGSGASFNGKDIFSKHKVAKFDTSNLDWIDKIPECPVYCPTKEEFEDPLVYLQKLAPEASKYGICKIVAPITASVPAGVVLMKEKTGFKFTTRVQPLRLAEWDTDDKVTFFMSGRNYSFRDFEKMANKVFSRRYYSAGCLPPTYLEKEFWHEIACGKTDSVEYACDVDGSAFSSSPNDELGKSKWNLKELSRLSKSVLRLLEKSIPGVTEPMLYIGMLFSMFAWHVEDHYLYSINYQHCGAAKTWYGIPGHAALDFEKVVREHVYTNDILSADGEDGAFDVLLGKTTLFPPNILSEHGVPVYKAVQKPGEFVVTFPRAYHAGFSHGFNCGEAVNFATGDWFPMGSISSRRYALLNRVPLLPHEELLCKEAMLLCTSLELEDPDYSSADLITHHSIKVSFLNLMRFQHRARWCLARLKAFSGISLFTHGTILCSICKRDCYVAYLNCNCYAHAVCLRHEPRSLDFPCGSNRTLCLREDILDMETAARQFEQDKVVLHEVQQKHRKTDDFSILLNMFPRAEDDGYVPYCEINFEWPEDSVEQTIHEEAPNASGPVVSDLDSSMEPKDYLSTGVNVQGNANCNLGDSSSMKLHGDVFSCGSERSEISSSASSKVHQKVAHEADCRTVIDQDSDESDTEVFRVKRRPRAEHRSVHDSMSINVENQSFKRLKKHQSGRLGPLCLPEHSSTCDINHRSVAAISSQSKEALDFHPRDKSVRGGTVPVSIKLKKGVGYEQALSKQDEHKRDHRLQFELGQSKRGEPRGIESGSKRLKVRGPSVLGFGGRMD; translated from the exons ATG GTGGAAGGGAGAGTCTGCATGTCAAGGGAGGCTAAATTGGAATTTTTGAAGCGAAAGAGGCTTCAACGAATGAAAACAGAATCTTTGAATGATCTTTCTTGTGTCAGCAATATGCTGAGTAGAAGTGGAGGAGATGCCCTACGATCTTCTGCTTCATGTGGTGTTAGAATCCAGGTTAATACTGATTCATATCCAGGATCTGGGGCTTCTTTTAACggaaaagatattttctcaaagCACAAGGTAGCAAAGTTTGACACTTCCAATCTGGACTGGATTGATAAAATTCCAGAATGTCCAGTATACTGTCCAACTAAAGAGGAATTTGAGGATCCTTTAGTTTATCTCCAGAAGTTAGCTCCTGAAGCTTCTAAATATG GTATATGCAAGATTGTTGCCCCTATAACTGCTTCTGTTCCTGCTGGAGTTGTTTTGATGAAAGAGAAGACTGGTTTTAAATTTACTACTAGGGTACAGCCACTTCGTCTAGCAGAATGGGACACAGATGACAAGGTTACCTTTTTCATGAGTGGAAG GAACTATTCATTCCGAGATTTCGAGAAAATGGCGAACAAGGTATTTTCTCGTCGATATTATAGTGCGGGATGCCTTCCTCCTACATACTTGGAAAAAGAATTTTGGCATGAAATAGCTTGTGGAAAGACTGATAGTGTGGAATATGCCTGTGATGTTGATGGTAGTGCgttttcatcttctccaaatgaTGAGCTCGGAAAAAGCAAATGGAATTTGAAG GAACTTTCTCGGTTGTCTAAATCAGTACTGCGACTCCTTGAAAAATCGATCCCG GGAGTTACTGAACCTATGTTGTATATTGGAATGCTATTTAGTATGTTTGCTTGGCATGTGGAAGACCACTACTTATATAG TATCAATTATCAGCACTGTGGGGCAGCAAAAACGTGGTACGGTATTCCAGGTCATGCAGCACTTGACTTCGAGAAGGTTGTCCGAGAGCATGTGTATACCAATGATATCTTATCAGCTGATGGAGAGGATGGAGCTTTTGATGTGCTTTTGGGGAAGACAACACTGTTTCCTCCTAATATTTTGTCAGAGCATGGTGTACCTGTGTATAAAGCCGTTCAAAAGCCCGGCGAATTCGTAGTAACTTTTCCTAGAGCGTATCATGCAGGATTTAGTCATG GTTTTAATTGTGGTGAGGCGGTTAACTTTGCAACTGGCGATTGGTTTCCTATGGGTTCAATTTCTAGCCGTCGCTATGCACTTCTGAACAGGGTGCCCTTACTTCCCCATGAGGAACTTCTATGCAAAGAAGCAATGCTTCTGTGTACGAGTTTGGAACTGGAAGATCCTGACTATTCCTCTGCAGACTTGATCACTCATCATAGCATCAAagtttcttttttgaatttgatgCGGTTTCAGCATCGTGCTCGTTGGTGCCTTGCAAGGTTAAAAGCATTTTCAGGCATATCTTTATTCACACATGGTACCATTCTTTGCAGCATATGCAAGCGTGATTGTTATGTAGCTTACCTTAACTGCAACTGCTATGCACATGCAGTGTGCCTTCGCCATG AACCTAGGTCACTTGATTTTCCTTGCGGCAGCAATAGAACCCTTTGCCTAAGGGAAGATATTTTGGACATGGAAACTGCAGCTAGACAGTTTGAGCAGGATAAGGTGGTTTTGCATGAAGTTCAACAGAAACACAGAAAAACTGATGACTTTTCTATACTTTTAAACATGTTTCCACGAGCCGAGGATGATGGTTATGTTCCATATTGTGAAATCAATTTTGAATGGCCAGAGGACTCGGTTGAACAAACAATTCATGAGGAAGCCCCAAATGCTTCTGGTCCTGTTGTGTCTGATCTCGACTCTTCAATGGAGCCAAAAGATTATCTTTCCACTGGTGTTAAT GTACAGGGAAATGCTAACTGTAACTTAGGGGATAGTTCATCAATGAAGCTCCATGGTGATGTTTTTAGTTGTGGGAGTGAAAGATCGGAGATTTCATCAAGTGCTAGCAGTAAAGTCCATCAGAAAGTAGCTCATGAGGCAGATTGTAGAACTGTTATAGATCAAGACAGTGATGAGTCTGATACAGAAGTTTTCAGAGTGAAGAGACGTCCTCGAGCAGAACATAGAAGTGTACATGATTCAATGTCTATCAACGTTGAAAATCAG AGTtttaaaagattaaagaaaCATCAATCAGGACGGTTGGGGCCATTGTGTTTGCCAGAGCATTCCTCGACTTGTGATATAAATCATAGGTCCGTTGCTGCTATTTCAAGCCAATCTAAGGAAGCATTGGACTTTCATCCCAGAGACAAGTCAGTCAGAGGTGGTACAGTTCCAGTCTCTATTAAGTTGAAGAAAGGGGTTGGTTATGAACAAGCATTGAGTAAACAAGATGAGCACAAGAGAGATCATAGGTTACAGTTTGAATTGGGGCAGAGTAAGAGGGGGGAACCACGGGGAATAGAGAGTGGGTCTAAGCGTTTGAAAGTCAGAGGTCCTTCAGTTTTAGGGTTTGGAGGCCGGATGGATTGA